A stretch of the Rhinoderma darwinii isolate aRhiDar2 chromosome 3, aRhiDar2.hap1, whole genome shotgun sequence genome encodes the following:
- the PDCD7 gene encoding programmed cell death protein 7 yields MERRQRPAENGTRDRPSFANHPLPLQPRFSHEVPQHRGALPRVFYPDGGAVLTGRWETRSPHEVGRPGFLPQDGSEQRDGHLDFTQHGYHGHEPQQRGGPRGISQHGPLRPQLFPHGGTRPGIPHHGPMQPAIIRNDGSLPDTSQQRAPELLQGAIQYNATPQSLRAQTPEAAFQGRPHQMRPADRAETSAMSHQGSSRENVSDHRRESQDVAQRRNSHENIYYQSGERQSSIQDREGVNENIYYQSGERQSSIQDREGVHKNIYYQSGERQSSIQDREGVHNISSDAMYSEMPPPRSEHGAYQPDLFHHGGPSSSTGPNPAISPYSGMAKQCDSRSSGPLSGPQPAGFHHDFPHNRSNLQHTYLDEGAQRGMSCADSQAGIYNLNTPAVPETFSYRAPSPVLQQYSPQLQPAHTQNTPYINDPQQGHYHLPPLHGSLSNPSYALHSPVGPVFSGSHEEGDLEVSRLQRLGNHPHHLLSQQQSIIHQDRRPDLDPIMPTRMSGGRCFEVDSPFLHNEVPDGRGDPNLLLHHGSPFFSQPTPTTHIEDHFMHLDRKSDIDKGGPADKEVFVQWLSSFLSCRRKKPPSKTDAVQAYSIADARGLIYGALRLVSQLDSLCQALEDSNKEGEPWTCDYKKAADVRVDLERRMKELEKPGYIQGVKRKLDGVRRKRLRWQRRRIAEEEEEKAATERSAEREAGIDLWRMQCIQKVEEKKRERELKATADSVLGEVRKKQNDVKKMLDVLKSLEKLRKLRKEAAGRKGVCPPPSADETFTNHIIRLRSMVHKRSALYDAEEKTLRVILEGEQEEERQREKDKRLKKEKEKTLQKQRELDSILFGDTEPLPGLHPLQPFRQFYLQAEHSVVSLVQIRHEWDQFLVPPDHPDGSSIPRGWLVPTLPSNDTWATALKQSD; encoded by the exons ATGGAGAGAAGGCAGCGGCCGGCAGAAAATGGGACGCGGGATAGACCCAGCTTTGCTAACCACCCGCTGCCGCTACAACCGAGGTTCAGTCATGAGGTGCCGCAGCATAGAGGGGCGCTCCCCCGTGTATTCTATCCGGACGGCGGCGCAGTGCTGACAGGACGCTGGGAGACTAGGTCGCCTCATGAAGTCGGGCGGCCTGGCTTTTTGCCACAGGATGGCTCCGAGCAGAGGGACGGCCACTTAGATTTTACACAGCATGGGTATCACGGTCATGAGCCGCAACAACGTGGAGGTCCCCGGGGTATATCGCAGCATGGACCTCTGCGGCCACAACTATTCCCACATGGAGGTACGAGGCCTGGCATACCTCACCATGGTCCTATGCAGCCAGCCATTATACGGAACGATGGCTCCCTCCCAGACACTTCACAGCAAAGGGCACCCGAGCTACTACAGGGTGcgatacaatataatgccactcCACAGTCGCTTCGTGCTCAGACTCCAGAGGCCGCCTTCCAAGGGAGACCCCATCAAATGAGACCTGCTGATAGAGCTGAGACCTCTGCTATGTCTCATCAGGGAAGTTCTCGAGAGAATGTATCTGACCACAGAAGAGAAAGTCAAGACGTGGCTCAGCGGCGAAACAGCCACGAAAATATATACTACCAGTCAGGAGAGCGACAGTCTAGTATACAGGACCGTGAAGGGGTCAACGAAAATATATACTACCAGTCAGGAGAGCGACAGTCTAGTATACAGGACCGTGAAGGGGTCCACAAAAATATATACTACCAGTCAGGAGAGCGACAGTCTAGTATACAGGACCGTGAAGGGGTTCACAATATATCCAGTGACGCTATGTACTCAGAAATGCCACCGCCTAGGAGTGAGCATGGCGCTTATCAGCCCGACTTATTCCATCACGGTGGTCCGAGCAGTTCTACAGGTCCTAATCCAGCAATATCTCCGTACTCTGGTATGGCAAAGCAATGTGATTCCCGATCAAGTGGTCCTCTTAGTGGCCCCCAGCCTGCAGGTTTCCATCATGACTTCCCCCACAACAGAAGTAATCTGCAACACACATACCTAGATGAAGGGGCCCAACGTGGTATGTCTTGTGCAGATTCCCAGGCCGGGATATATAATCTGAACACCCCAGCAGTACCTGAGACGTTCAGCTACAGGGCACCATCTCCAGTCCTCCAGCAATACTCTCCACAATTACAGCCcgcacacacacaaaacactCCTTATATTAATGACCCACAACAAGGCCACTATCATTTACCTCCTCTTCATGGAAGTCTCTCCAATCCTTCATACGCTCTCCACTCGCCGGTAGGTCCTGTTTTTAGTGGATCTCATGAGGAGGGTGATTTGGAGGTCTCCAGGCTCCAGAGACTGGGAAATCATCCACACCATCTTCTCAGCCAGCAGCAGTCTATCATACACCAAGATAGAAGACCAGATCTGGATCCTATTATGCCTACGAGAATGTCTGGTGGTAGATGTTTTGAAGTTGATTCTCCTTTTCTTCATAATGAGGTGCCAGATGGACGAGGAGACCCAAACTTGTTGCTGCATCATGGTAGCCCATTTTTTTCCCAGCCTACTCCCACCACTCACATTGAGGACCACTTCATGCATTTAGATAGGAAATCTGATATAGATAAAGGTGGGCCTGCAGATAAAGAGGTCTTTGTGCAGTGGCTTTCCAGCTTTTTATCATGTCGAAGAAAGAAACCTCCATCCAAGACTGATGCAGTTCAGGCCTACTCGATAGCAGACGCACGTGGGCTGATATATGGTGCCCTTCGATTGGTGTCACAACTAGATTCCTTGTGCCAGGCCTTGGAAGACAGTAACAAGGAAGGAGaaccatggacatgtgattataaAAAAGCAGCTGATGTACGGGTAGATCTAGAGAGAAGAATGAAGGAGCTGGAGAAGCCTGGATATATCCAGGGTGTAAAGAGGAAACTGGATGGAGTGCGCAGGAAAAGGCTTCGCTGGCAGCGCAGGAGAATagcagaagaggaggaagaaaagGCAGCAACAGAGCGTTCTGCGGAGAGGGAGGCCGGCATTGACTTGTGGAGAATGCAGTGTATCCAGAAGGTAGAGGAGAAGAAACGG GAGCGAGAGCTTAAAGCTACCGCTGACAGTGTGCTTGGGGAGGTGAGGAAGAAGCAAAATGATGTGAAAAAAATGCTGGATGTTTTAAAGTCTTTGGAGAAACTGCGGAAGCTGAGAAAAGAAGCTGCTGGAAGAAAAG GCGTCTGTCCACCACCGTCTGCTGATGAAACATTCACAAATCACATAATAAGGCTTCGATCAATGGTGCACAAGCGTAGTGCATTATATGATGCAGAAGAGAAGACCCTGAGGGTCATACTGGAGGGAGAGCAAGAGGAGGAGCGGCAGAGAGAAAAGGATAAGAGACTGAAAAAGGAAAAGGAGAAAACATTGCAGAAGCAGCGAGAATTAGACTCCATATTGTTTGGCGACACAG AACCTCTACCCGGTCTGCACCCTCTTCAGCCATTTCGCCAGTTCTATCTGCAAGCTGAGCACTCGGTGGTGTCCCTGGTCCAGATTCG ACATGAGTGGGATCAATTCTTGGTGCCACCTGACCATCCTGATGGCAGCAGTATACCCCGTGGATGGCTTGTTCCCACTCTCCCCTCTAATGACACCTGGGCCACAGCTTTGAAACAATCAGATTGA